Proteins from a genomic interval of Actinomycetota bacterium:
- a CDS encoding epoxyqueuosine reductase QueH produces MKVMLHACCGPCLLEPFDAIAAEHEVVVCYANPNIHPAAEYERRRDTLMAYVRERGLAAVELAYDPDAWRMAVRGIEADRVRRCEACFRLRLGMVAHAAADAGCDAVASTLTVSPYQDQAAVDRAGRAACAEAGVTWLGGDFRDRYPEATRRSRELGMYRQNYCGCVYGVAEAEADRAHRREERAAAKRGQSEEPPASE; encoded by the coding sequence GTGAAGGTGATGCTGCACGCGTGCTGCGGCCCGTGCCTGCTCGAGCCGTTCGACGCGATCGCCGCCGAGCACGAGGTCGTCGTGTGCTACGCCAACCCGAACATCCACCCTGCCGCCGAGTACGAGCGGCGCCGCGACACGCTGATGGCGTACGTACGCGAGCGCGGGCTCGCGGCCGTGGAGCTCGCGTACGACCCGGACGCGTGGCGCATGGCGGTCCGCGGGATCGAAGCCGACCGTGTCCGCCGGTGCGAGGCGTGCTTCCGCCTGCGTCTGGGCATGGTCGCGCATGCGGCCGCCGACGCCGGCTGCGACGCGGTGGCCAGCACGCTGACGGTCAGTCCGTATCAGGACCAGGCGGCCGTCGATCGCGCCGGCCGCGCGGCGTGCGCCGAGGCGGGCGTGACGTGGCTCGGCGGTGACTTCCGCGACCGGTACCCGGAAGCGACGCGCCGTTCGCGCGAGTTGGGGATGTATCGCCAGAACTACTGCGGGTGCGTCTACGGCGTCGCCGAGGCCGAGGCCGACCGTGCGCACCGTCGCGAGGAGCGCGCGGCCGCGAAGCGCGGTCAGTCCGAGGAGCCGCCGGCGTCCGAGTGA